One window of the Mycobacterium haemophilum DSM 44634 genome contains the following:
- a CDS encoding class II 3-deoxy-7-phosphoheptulonate synthase — protein MNWTVDIPIDQLPPLPPLPADLRARLDAALAKPAAQQPSWPADQAAAMRTVLESVPPVTVPSEIIRLQEQLAMVAKGKAFLLQGGDCAETFVDNTEPHIRGNVRALLQMAVVLTYGASLPVVKVARIAGQYAKPRSADVDALGLKSYRGDMINGFAPDAAAREHDPSRLVRAYANASAAMNLVRALTSSGLASLHLVHDWNREFVRTSPAGARYETLAGEIDRGLAFMSACGVADRNLQTAEIYASHEALVLDYERAMLRLAEAPEGSDEGLQLYDLSAHTVWIGERTRQLDGAHVAFAEVIANPIGVKIGPTMTPELAVEYVERLDPDNKPGRLTLVSRLGNNKVRDVLPPIVEKVQATGHQVIWQCDPMHGNTHESSTGYKTRHFDRVVDEVQGFFEVHRALGTHPGGIHVEITGEDVTECLGGAQDISDTDLAGRYETACDPRLNTQQSLELAFLVAEMLRD, from the coding sequence ATGAACTGGACCGTCGACATTCCGATCGACCAGCTGCCGCCGCTGCCGCCGTTGCCGGCTGACCTGCGGGCTCGGCTGGACGCCGCACTAGCAAAGCCGGCCGCCCAGCAGCCCAGCTGGCCCGCTGACCAGGCCGCCGCGATGCGCACGGTCCTTGAAAGCGTGCCGCCGGTGACCGTGCCGTCCGAAATCATCCGGTTGCAGGAACAGCTGGCCATGGTCGCTAAGGGTAAAGCGTTCCTGCTGCAGGGCGGCGACTGTGCGGAGACGTTCGTCGACAACACCGAACCCCACATCCGGGGCAACGTTCGCGCCCTATTGCAGATGGCTGTGGTGTTGACCTACGGCGCTAGCCTGCCGGTGGTGAAGGTGGCTCGCATCGCCGGCCAGTACGCCAAGCCGCGGTCGGCTGACGTCGACGCGCTGGGTCTGAAGTCGTACCGCGGCGACATGATCAACGGCTTCGCGCCGGATGCCGCAGCACGCGAACACGACCCGTCGCGTCTGGTGCGGGCCTACGCCAACGCCAGCGCGGCGATGAACCTGGTGCGAGCGTTGACGTCGTCGGGGCTGGCGTCGCTGCATCTGGTCCACGACTGGAACCGGGAATTCGTTCGGACCTCGCCGGCCGGTGCACGCTATGAGACGCTGGCCGGTGAGATCGACCGCGGACTGGCCTTCATGAGCGCCTGCGGGGTGGCGGACCGGAATCTGCAAACCGCCGAAATCTACGCCAGCCACGAGGCGTTGGTGCTCGATTACGAGCGGGCCATGTTGCGGTTAGCTGAAGCCCCAGAAGGCTCCGATGAGGGTCTGCAGCTCTATGACCTGTCGGCGCACACCGTGTGGATCGGCGAGCGGACCCGGCAACTCGATGGTGCGCATGTCGCCTTCGCCGAGGTGATCGCCAACCCGATCGGCGTCAAGATCGGGCCGACGATGACCCCGGAGCTGGCCGTCGAATACGTCGAGCGGCTTGACCCGGACAACAAACCGGGCCGGTTAACGCTGGTGAGCAGGCTGGGCAACAACAAGGTGCGCGACGTGTTGCCGCCGATCGTCGAGAAAGTGCAGGCCACCGGTCACCAGGTGATCTGGCAGTGCGACCCGATGCATGGCAACACCCACGAGTCGTCCACCGGGTACAAGACCCGGCATTTCGACCGCGTTGTTGACGAAGTGCAGGGTTTCTTCGAGGTGCATCGTGCGCTGGGCACGCACCCCGGTGGCATCCATGTCGAGATCACCGGCGAGGACGTCACCGAGTGTTTGGGTGGCGCGCAAGATATTTCCGATACGGATCTGGCCGGCCGCTATGAGACAGCGTGCGATCCGCGATTGAACACCCAGCAGTCTCTGGAATTGGCGTTCCTGGTCGCGGAGATGCTGCGCGACTAG
- a CDS encoding polyadenylate-specific 3'-exoribonuclease AS, translating into MRYFYDTEFIEDGRTIELISIGVVAEDGREYYAVSTEFDPERAGSWVRVHVLPKLPPPASQVWRSRRQIRLDLEEFFGVDGPEPPDPIELWAWVGAYDHVALCQLWGPMPDLPAALPRFTREIRQLWEDRGCPQMPPRPRDLHDALVDARDQLRRFRLITSADDAGSRPAR; encoded by the coding sequence GTGCGGTACTTCTACGACACCGAATTCATCGAGGATGGCCGCACCATCGAGCTGATCTCGATCGGGGTGGTCGCCGAGGATGGCCGCGAGTATTACGCTGTGTCAACCGAATTCGATCCCGAGCGGGCTGGTAGTTGGGTCCGCGTCCATGTGCTGCCCAAGCTGCCGCCGCCGGCCTCGCAGGTGTGGCGCTCGCGCCGCCAGATCCGTCTGGACCTGGAGGAGTTCTTCGGTGTTGACGGCCCGGAGCCGCCCGACCCGATCGAATTGTGGGCCTGGGTGGGCGCCTACGATCACGTGGCCTTGTGTCAGTTATGGGGGCCGATGCCAGACCTGCCGGCGGCGCTGCCCCGTTTCACTCGGGAAATCCGGCAGTTGTGGGAGGACCGGGGCTGTCCCCAGATGCCGCCGCGGCCGCGCGACCTACACGACGCGCTGGTAGACGCCCGCGATCAGCTGCGCCGATTCCGGCTCATTACGTCCGCAGACGATGCAGGCAGCCGACCGGCGCGCTAA
- a CDS encoding glycosyltransferase 87 family protein has translation MSKQQAPDVGSQRRQVGRCCLLWLLAAAALGQVAWQLLGHTPYRIDIDIYQMGGQAWLDGHPLYTGDVLFHTPIGLNLPFTYPPLAAIAFCPFAWLQMPAASVAITLTTLVLLIVSTMVVLTRLDVWATSRAVPGPAWLRRLWLAVIIVAPAAIWLEPISSNFAFGQINVVLMTLVVVDCVPRRTPWPRGLMLGLGIALKLTPAVFLLYFVLRRDSRAALTSLASFAGATLVGFVLAWRDSWEYWTHTVHNTERIGAAALNTDQNIAGALARLGLGEHERFLLWAAGCLLVLAITVWAMRRVLRAGEPILAVICVALFGLVVSPVSWSHHWVWMLPAVLVTGILGWRRRNVAVAVLSAVGVALMRWTPIDLLPQHQETTAVWWRQLAGMSYVWWALAVIVAAGLTVTARVTSQDSTTQTLTPVSAVS, from the coding sequence ATGAGTAAACAGCAGGCGCCCGACGTGGGCAGTCAACGCCGGCAGGTCGGGCGCTGCTGCCTGCTTTGGTTGCTCGCTGCTGCTGCGCTGGGGCAGGTGGCCTGGCAATTATTGGGGCACACGCCGTACCGCATCGATATTGACATCTATCAGATGGGCGGTCAGGCCTGGTTGGACGGGCATCCGCTATACACCGGCGATGTGTTGTTCCACACACCCATCGGGCTGAATTTGCCGTTCACCTATCCCCCGTTGGCGGCCATCGCGTTCTGCCCGTTCGCCTGGTTGCAGATGCCGGCCGCCAGCGTGGCTATCACGCTGACGACGTTGGTGTTGCTGATCGTCTCGACGATGGTCGTGCTGACCCGCCTGGACGTGTGGGCCACCTCGCGGGCAGTGCCCGGGCCGGCTTGGTTGCGCCGGTTGTGGTTGGCAGTGATCATCGTGGCCCCGGCGGCGATCTGGTTAGAGCCCATCAGCTCGAACTTCGCCTTCGGCCAGATCAACGTCGTGCTGATGACCCTAGTGGTTGTTGACTGCGTGCCGCGCCGCACACCATGGCCACGCGGGCTGATGCTGGGTTTGGGCATCGCGCTGAAACTTACTCCAGCGGTATTTCTGCTCTACTTCGTGCTGCGCCGCGACAGCCGCGCAGCGCTCACGTCTTTGGCGTCCTTCGCAGGCGCGACGCTAGTTGGTTTCGTGCTGGCGTGGCGGGATTCGTGGGAGTACTGGACTCACACCGTGCACAACACCGAACGGATCGGTGCCGCGGCATTAAACACCGATCAGAACATCGCGGGTGCCCTCGCCCGGCTCGGGCTCGGGGAGCACGAGCGCTTCCTGCTGTGGGCAGCAGGTTGCTTGCTCGTGTTGGCGATAACCGTATGGGCGATGCGACGGGTATTGCGGGCCGGCGAGCCGATACTGGCGGTAATCTGCGTCGCCCTGTTCGGGTTGGTGGTTTCGCCGGTGTCGTGGTCGCATCACTGGGTGTGGATGCTGCCGGCAGTGCTGGTGACCGGAATCTTGGGCTGGCGACGCCGGAACGTGGCGGTGGCCGTGCTCAGCGCCGTCGGAGTGGCGCTGATGAGATGGACACCCATCGACCTGCTTCCTCAGCATCAGGAGACGACCGCGGTGTGGTGGCGCCAACTTGCCGGGATGTCCTATGTGTGGTGGGCGTTGGCGGTCATTGTCGCTGCCGGGCTCACCGTCACTGCCCGCGTGACCTCACAGGATTCGACAACGCAGACGCTGACGCCGGTGTCGGCTGTCAGCTGA
- a CDS encoding lysophospholipid acyltransferase family protein: MWYWLFKYIFMGPVLSVLGRPKVEGLEYVPNSGPAILASNHLAVADSFYLPLVVRRRITFLAKSEYFTGAGLKGWLTSWFYRTTGQVPIDRTDADTAEAALNTAKRLLSHGKLLGMYPEGTRSPDGRLYKGKTGLARLTLQTGVPVIPVAMIGTNVVNPPGSKMWRFGRVTVRFGKPMDFSRFEGLAGNRVIERAVTDEVIYELMGLSGQEYVDIYAASVKGRSNGAGSINEAVRIPETAVG; encoded by the coding sequence ATGTGGTACTGGCTGTTCAAGTACATCTTCATGGGCCCCGTGCTTTCCGTGCTCGGTCGACCGAAAGTCGAAGGCCTGGAATACGTCCCGAATTCTGGGCCGGCGATCCTGGCCAGTAATCATCTCGCGGTGGCGGACAGTTTCTATCTGCCGCTTGTGGTCCGCCGTCGGATCACCTTCCTGGCGAAATCGGAGTACTTCACCGGCGCCGGCTTGAAAGGCTGGCTCACCAGCTGGTTCTACCGCACCACCGGCCAAGTGCCCATCGACCGCACCGACGCCGACACCGCCGAAGCCGCGTTGAACACCGCCAAGCGGCTGCTGAGCCATGGCAAGTTGCTCGGTATGTACCCCGAGGGCACCCGTTCGCCCGACGGTCGACTGTATAAAGGCAAGACCGGGTTGGCTCGGCTGACTTTGCAGACCGGGGTTCCGGTGATACCGGTGGCGATGATCGGCACCAACGTCGTCAATCCGCCGGGCAGCAAGATGTGGCGATTTGGACGGGTCACCGTCCGTTTTGGCAAGCCGATGGATTTCTCACGTTTCGAAGGATTGGCTGGCAACCGCGTCATCGAGCGGGCCGTCACCGACGAAGTGATCTACGAGCTGATGGGGCTGTCCGGTCAGGAGTACGTCGACATTTACGCCGCCAGTGTGAAGGGCCGCAGCAACGGCGCCGGATCGATCAACGAGGCCGTGCGCATACCCGAGACCGCGGTGGGATAA
- a CDS encoding ArsA family ATPase: protein MPAPARISLFVGKGGVGKSTLAAATAVRDAGEGRRVLVVSTDQAHSLGDVLGVAVAPTGHGDPVRVLGYDVAAGGGFLDALALDTLALLEARWRDVVDALDRRFPESELSSIAPEELSALPGIQEVLGLHAVGELAAAGRWDRIVVDCASTADALRMLTLPSTFGLYVERAWPRHRRLSIAAGDAPSAAVVELLERISASVERLGALLTDGSLVSAHLVLTPERVVAAEAVRTLGSLALMGVRVEELIVNQVLVRDESYEYRSLPDHPAFAWYAERIGEQRAVLDELDATIGDVALVMTPHLSGEPIGPKALAALLDVAHRRRGPAPPGPLRPLVDLESGSGLESVYRLRLALPQLDPAALTLGRVDDDLIISAGGLRRRVRLASVLRRCTVLDAQLRGSELTVRFRPDPEVWPT, encoded by the coding sequence GTGCCGGCCCCGGCCCGGATCAGTCTTTTCGTTGGCAAAGGCGGGGTAGGAAAGTCCACCCTGGCTGCCGCCACAGCGGTACGTGACGCGGGCGAGGGGCGGCGGGTGTTGGTGGTCTCCACCGACCAGGCGCATTCGCTGGGCGATGTGCTGGGCGTCGCGGTTGCGCCCACCGGTCACGGCGACCCGGTTCGGGTGCTCGGCTATGACGTAGCGGCGGGCGGCGGCTTTCTCGACGCGTTGGCGCTGGACACGTTGGCACTACTCGAGGCCCGGTGGCGGGATGTGGTCGACGCCCTGGACCGGCGATTTCCCGAGTCCGAGTTGAGCAGTATTGCCCCCGAAGAACTTTCAGCGTTGCCGGGTATCCAGGAGGTGCTTGGTCTGCACGCGGTCGGCGAGCTCGCGGCAGCTGGCCGATGGGATCGCATTGTGGTCGACTGCGCCTCGACCGCAGATGCGTTGCGAATGTTGACCCTGCCCTCCACGTTTGGCCTCTATGTGGAGCGTGCGTGGCCACGCCACCGCAGGCTGTCCATCGCTGCCGGCGACGCTCCATCGGCGGCGGTGGTGGAGTTGCTCGAGCGCATCAGCGCCAGCGTTGAGCGGCTCGGGGCATTGCTGACTGACGGTTCGTTGGTCAGTGCGCACCTAGTACTGACCCCAGAGCGGGTGGTCGCGGCTGAGGCGGTTCGGACGCTGGGTTCGTTGGCGCTGATGGGCGTACGGGTCGAGGAGCTGATCGTCAATCAGGTGCTGGTGCGAGATGAGTCGTACGAGTACCGAAGCCTGCCTGATCACCCGGCGTTCGCCTGGTATGCCGAACGCATCGGTGAGCAACGCGCCGTCCTCGACGAACTCGACGCCACCATCGGTGACGTAGCGCTGGTCATGACTCCGCACTTGTCCGGAGAACCGATCGGCCCCAAGGCGCTGGCCGCGCTGCTGGACGTTGCCCATCGTCGGCGCGGACCCGCGCCGCCGGGTCCGTTACGTCCTCTCGTCGACCTGGAATCCGGATCGGGACTGGAGTCTGTCTACCGATTACGACTAGCGTTGCCCCAACTCGATCCCGCAGCGCTGACCCTGGGTCGGGTCGACGACGACTTGATCATCAGTGCCGGCGGGTTGCGGCGCAGAGTTCGGTTGGCCTCCGTCCTGCGCCGGTGCACGGTGCTGGACGCACAGCTGCGGGGCAGTGAGCTAACAGTTCGTTTTCGACCGGATCCGGAGGTGTGGCCGACATGA
- a CDS encoding SRPBCC family protein: protein MADKTTQTFYIDANPGEVMKTIADIESYPQWISEYKEVEVLEADDEGYPKRARMLMDATIFKDTLIMSYDWPADHRSVSWILESSSLLKSLEGSYRLAPKGSGTEVTYELAVDLAIPMIGMLKRKAERRLIDGALKDLKKRVEAE, encoded by the coding sequence GTGGCGGACAAAACGACGCAAACGTTCTACATCGATGCGAATCCAGGTGAGGTGATGAAGACGATCGCCGACATCGAGTCCTACCCGCAATGGATTTCGGAGTACAAGGAAGTCGAAGTTTTAGAGGCCGACGACGAGGGTTACCCGAAACGGGCGCGAATGTTGATGGACGCAACGATTTTCAAAGACACCTTGATCATGTCCTACGACTGGCCGGCGGACCACCGATCGGTTAGCTGGATTCTCGAATCGAGCTCGCTGCTGAAGTCCCTCGAAGGCTCGTATCGCTTGGCGCCCAAGGGGTCTGGCACTGAGGTCACCTACGAGCTTGCGGTCGACCTTGCCATCCCGATGATCGGTATGCTCAAGCGCAAGGCGGAACGCAGGTTGATCGATGGGGCGTTGAAGGACCTGAAGAAACGAGTCGAGGCTGAGTGA
- a CDS encoding AMP-dependent synthetase/ligase, giving the protein MRESSVPTRFSVGEHDNIAAVVFEHERDDPDLVVYQRQIDGVWTDVTCAEAASQIRSAALGLIALGVQAGDRVSIFSATRFEWAILDLAILSVGAMTVPIYETSSAEQVRWVLQDSDAVLVFAETDAHAAMVNQLAGELPALRQVLQIDGAGAKALDQLAEAGASVDAAQLTSRLEALRAQDPATLIYTSGTTGRPKGCQLTHSNLLYEVRGAKECLPTLLQPGQRLLVFLPLAHVLARALTLAALTYKMTVGFTSDIKNLLPLLAVFKPTVVVSVPRVFEKVYNTAEQNAANDGKGRIFAIAAQTAVDWSEASDRGGPGLLLRAKHAVFDRLVYHKLRAALGGDCHASVSGGAPLGARLGHFYRGVGLTIHEGYGLTETSAAITLNQVGDVKVGTVGKLLPGNSMRIADDGELLVRGGVVFSGYWRNEQATAEAFTEGWFKTGDLGAVDEDGFLTITGRKKEIIVTAGGKNVAPAVLEDQLRAHPLISQAMVVGDARPFVGALITIDPEAFDGWKQRNSKAADAAVADLTTDPDLAAEVDAAVKQANLSVSHAESIRKFRILPVDFTEQTGELTPTMKVKRNVVAQKFASDIEAIYEKD; this is encoded by the coding sequence GTGCGTGAGTCCAGCGTCCCAACCCGATTTTCCGTCGGCGAGCACGACAACATCGCGGCCGTGGTCTTCGAGCACGAGCGCGATGATCCCGACTTGGTCGTTTACCAACGCCAGATCGACGGCGTCTGGACCGACGTCACATGCGCCGAAGCGGCCAGCCAAATTCGCTCCGCGGCACTTGGTTTGATCGCGCTGGGGGTGCAAGCAGGCGACCGGGTGTCCATCTTTTCGGCCACCCGCTTCGAGTGGGCGATCCTCGACCTGGCGATCTTGTCCGTGGGCGCGATGACCGTGCCGATCTACGAGACCTCGTCGGCCGAGCAGGTGCGCTGGGTGCTGCAGGACTCAGACGCGGTGTTGGTGTTCGCGGAGACCGACGCGCACGCGGCGATGGTCAATCAGCTCGCCGGCGAACTGCCCGCCCTGCGTCAGGTGCTGCAGATCGACGGCGCGGGTGCCAAGGCGCTTGACCAACTCGCTGAAGCCGGCGCATCGGTCGACGCGGCTCAGCTGACAAGCCGGCTCGAGGCGCTACGGGCTCAGGACCCGGCGACACTTATCTATACGTCGGGCACCACCGGTCGCCCCAAAGGTTGTCAACTCACGCACTCCAACCTGCTCTACGAGGTCCGGGGCGCCAAGGAATGCCTCCCGACGTTGTTGCAGCCGGGTCAGCGGCTGCTGGTTTTCCTGCCACTGGCGCACGTGCTGGCCCGAGCTCTCACCTTGGCTGCCCTCACCTACAAGATGACCGTCGGGTTCACCAGCGACATCAAGAATCTGCTGCCGCTGTTGGCGGTGTTTAAGCCGACCGTGGTGGTGTCGGTGCCGCGGGTGTTCGAGAAGGTGTACAACACCGCTGAGCAAAACGCGGCCAACGACGGCAAAGGTCGAATCTTCGCGATAGCCGCACAGACGGCAGTCGACTGGAGCGAGGCCTCCGACCGCGGCGGCCCGGGGCTGCTGCTGCGCGCCAAGCACGCGGTGTTCGACCGGCTGGTCTACCACAAGCTGCGCGCGGCACTGGGCGGCGACTGCCACGCGTCGGTGTCGGGCGGCGCACCCCTGGGCGCGCGGCTGGGCCACTTCTACCGTGGGGTGGGCCTCACCATCCACGAGGGCTACGGGCTGACCGAGACCAGTGCGGCCATCACGCTTAACCAGGTCGGCGACGTGAAGGTCGGGACCGTTGGAAAGCTGCTGCCGGGTAACAGTATGCGCATCGCAGACGACGGCGAGCTGTTGGTACGCGGCGGTGTGGTGTTCAGCGGCTATTGGCGCAACGAACAAGCGACCGCCGAGGCATTTACCGAAGGCTGGTTTAAGACAGGCGATCTCGGTGCGGTCGACGAAGACGGCTTCTTGACCATCACCGGCCGCAAGAAGGAGATCATCGTCACCGCCGGCGGTAAGAATGTTGCCCCAGCGGTATTAGAGGATCAGCTGCGGGCTCACCCGCTGATCAGCCAGGCGATGGTCGTCGGGGACGCCAGGCCGTTCGTCGGTGCGCTGATCACCATCGACCCCGAGGCCTTCGATGGTTGGAAGCAGCGCAACAGTAAGGCCGCTGACGCAGCGGTAGCCGATCTGACCACCGACCCCGACTTGGCGGCCGAGGTGGACGCGGCCGTCAAACAGGCCAACCTCTCGGTGTCCCATGCTGAGTCGATCCGCAAATTCCGCATTTTGCCGGTTGATTTCACCGAGCAGACCGGTGAACTGACGCCGACGATGAAGGTGAAACGCAACGTGGTCGCCCAGAAGTTCGCCTCCGACATTGAGGCGATCTACGAGAAGGATTAG
- the pimB gene encoding GDP-mannose-dependent alpha-(1-6)-phosphatidylinositol monomannoside mannosyltransferase, whose product MSRVLLVTNDFPPRRGGIQSYLGEYVGRLIQADSGVGSHDVMVYAPHWKGADTFDDAAHDGGYRVVRHPGTLMLPGPTVDARMRRLIADHGIDTVWFGAAAPLALLAPRARKAGATRVLASTHGHEVGWSMLPAARSVLRRIGDGADVVTFVSRYTRSRFAPAFGPRAALEYLPPGVDTDRFRPDPASRAELRDRYRLGERPTVVCLSRLVPRKGQDMLIRALPSIRQRVDGAALVIVGGGPYLEALRKLAQGCGVADHVIFTGGVAAAELPAHHTLADVFAMPCRTRGGGMDVEGLGIVFLEASATGVPVIAGKSGGAPEAVRHNKTGLVVDGRSVTMVADAVTELLTDRDRAAAMGAAGRQWVTAEWRWDTLAARLADLLRGNDSR is encoded by the coding sequence GTGAGCCGGGTCCTGCTGGTAACCAACGACTTTCCGCCCCGACGTGGCGGCATCCAGTCCTATCTTGGGGAATACGTTGGCCGTCTGATCCAAGCTGATTCCGGAGTCGGGTCGCATGACGTGATGGTGTACGCGCCGCACTGGAAAGGTGCCGACACCTTTGACGACGCTGCCCACGATGGCGGCTATCGGGTAGTGCGCCATCCGGGCACGCTGATGCTGCCCGGCCCCACGGTCGATGCCCGGATGCGCCGGCTGATCGCTGACCATGGCATCGACACTGTCTGGTTCGGCGCGGCAGCGCCGCTGGCCCTGCTGGCGCCGCGTGCCCGAAAGGCGGGAGCTACTCGGGTGCTGGCCAGCACCCACGGCCACGAAGTGGGCTGGTCAATGCTTCCGGCTGCACGCTCGGTGCTGCGTCGCATCGGCGACGGCGCCGACGTCGTAACCTTCGTCAGCCGCTACACGCGATCGCGTTTCGCGCCAGCCTTCGGGCCCAGGGCCGCGTTGGAATACCTCCCGCCGGGGGTGGACACCGACCGGTTCCGGCCCGATCCGGCGAGCCGAGCCGAGCTACGTGACCGCTACCGGTTGGGCGAGCGGCCCACCGTCGTGTGCCTGTCGCGGCTGGTGCCGCGCAAAGGCCAGGACATGTTGATCAGGGCATTACCGTCGATCCGGCAGCGGGTCGACGGCGCAGCGCTGGTGATCGTCGGGGGCGGCCCGTATCTCGAAGCGCTGCGGAAGTTGGCTCAAGGTTGTGGAGTGGCCGACCACGTGATATTCACCGGGGGCGTGGCGGCCGCCGAACTACCCGCTCATCACACGCTGGCTGACGTATTCGCAATGCCCTGCCGCACCCGCGGCGGGGGTATGGACGTCGAGGGTTTGGGCATCGTGTTCCTGGAGGCCTCGGCTACCGGCGTGCCGGTAATCGCCGGAAAATCCGGCGGAGCCCCGGAAGCTGTGCGGCACAACAAGACTGGACTGGTGGTTGACGGCAGGTCGGTGACTATGGTGGCCGACGCGGTCACCGAGTTGCTGACCGATCGTGACCGGGCCGCCGCGATGGGCGCCGCCGGGCGGCAATGGGTGACGGCCGAGTGGCGCTGGGATACGCTGGCAGCTCGGCTGGCGGATCTGTTGCGCGGCAACGACAGCCGCTAA
- a CDS encoding DUF4157 domain-containing protein produces the protein MLACVFVIELIGASARSQVTAPARSLVVGDRTVTLLGVSGPATDRLLSRVAANIGVAVDAVEAFWGVDWSPDISVLAAATDEQFRAAAGGGPASQWVDIAAVTVVERVDPARRVAVGQRIVFAPGAANISDPALRIVLAHELFHYAARTDTATDAPRWLTEGVADFVARPYAPHILESADARSAAQMLPSDTDLDTPGRQRASAYDRAWWFARFVADTFGTAKLRAFYLAACGVGHADPLVAAREVLGTDSAALLANWQHWLTR, from the coding sequence CTGCTGGCCTGCGTCTTTGTCATTGAGCTGATTGGCGCGTCCGCTCGCAGCCAGGTAACGGCGCCGGCAAGGTCATTGGTCGTCGGCGACCGCACTGTCACGCTGCTCGGCGTTAGCGGCCCGGCAACCGATCGACTGCTGTCTCGTGTTGCGGCAAACATCGGCGTCGCGGTCGACGCAGTGGAAGCCTTCTGGGGAGTGGACTGGTCGCCCGACATCTCGGTGCTGGCCGCCGCCACGGACGAACAGTTCCGCGCAGCGGCCGGCGGGGGCCCGGCATCGCAGTGGGTTGATATCGCGGCGGTGACGGTCGTCGAACGCGTCGACCCGGCTCGCCGGGTGGCTGTCGGCCAACGGATCGTGTTCGCGCCGGGCGCGGCCAACATATCTGATCCGGCACTACGAATAGTGTTAGCCCACGAGCTTTTTCACTACGCCGCGCGCACCGACACCGCAACGGATGCACCTCGATGGTTGACCGAAGGGGTGGCAGATTTCGTCGCTCGGCCTTACGCCCCCCACATTCTAGAGTCTGCAGACGCACGCTCGGCGGCCCAGATGCTGCCGTCGGACACCGACCTGGACACACCTGGGCGCCAGCGGGCGTCGGCTTATGACCGCGCGTGGTGGTTCGCTCGGTTCGTCGCCGATACCTTCGGGACGGCGAAGCTACGTGCGTTCTACCTGGCCGCGTGTGGTGTCGGACACGCCGACCCGCTCGTCGCCGCCCGCGAGGTCCTGGGCACCGATTCGGCCGCCTTGCTCGCGAACTGGCAGCACTGGCTGACCCGCTGA
- the trpD gene encoding anthranilate phosphoribosyltransferase codes for MSWPQVLGRLTAGQNLARGQAAWAMDQVMTGNARPAQIAAFAVAMKMKVPTAAEVSELADVMLSHARQMPTDAIRRDIGDTVDIVGTGGDGANTVNLSTMAAIVVAAAGIPVVKHGNRASSSLSGGADTLEALGVRIDLGPEQVARSLAEVGIGFCFAPLFHPSYRHASVVRREIGVPTVFNILGPLTNPAWPRAGLIGCAFGNLAEVMAGVFAARRSSVLVVHGDDGLDELTTTTTSTIWRVQAGTVDKLTFDPAGFGFARADLDELLGGDAQANAAKVRAVLAGAKGPIRDAVVLNAAGAIVAHAGLSSRAEWLPAWDDGLARAGAAIDSGAAEQLLARWVRFSQQA; via the coding sequence ATGTCGTGGCCACAGGTCCTGGGGCGGTTGACGGCAGGGCAGAACCTCGCGCGGGGCCAGGCTGCCTGGGCGATGGACCAGGTTATGACGGGGAACGCGCGGCCGGCTCAGATCGCCGCGTTCGCGGTGGCGATGAAGATGAAGGTTCCCACCGCGGCTGAAGTCAGCGAGCTGGCGGACGTCATGCTTAGCCATGCGCGTCAGATGCCCACCGACGCGATCCGCCGAGATATCGGGGACACCGTCGATATCGTCGGGACTGGGGGGGATGGCGCGAACACGGTCAACCTGTCCACGATGGCCGCGATCGTGGTTGCGGCCGCAGGCATACCGGTGGTCAAACACGGCAACCGGGCCTCGTCCTCGCTGTCCGGCGGCGCCGACACCCTGGAAGCGCTGGGGGTGCGTATCGACCTTGGACCCGAACAGGTCGCGCGTAGCCTCGCCGAAGTCGGGATCGGGTTCTGCTTCGCGCCGCTATTCCATCCGTCGTATCGGCATGCATCTGTGGTGCGCCGTGAGATCGGGGTGCCGACGGTGTTCAACATCCTCGGGCCGCTGACCAATCCGGCCTGGCCGCGGGCGGGATTGATTGGCTGCGCGTTCGGCAATCTCGCTGAGGTGATGGCGGGGGTGTTCGCCGCGCGCCGTTCCAGCGTGCTGGTGGTGCACGGCGACGACGGGCTCGACGAATTGACCACCACCACTACCAGCACGATCTGGCGTGTGCAGGCGGGCACGGTGGACAAGCTGACTTTTGATCCCGCCGGATTCGGGTTTGCGCGTGCCGACCTCGACGAGCTGTTGGGCGGTGACGCGCAAGCCAACGCGGCGAAGGTGCGTGCGGTACTGGCTGGGGCCAAGGGCCCGATCCGGGACGCCGTTGTGCTCAACGCTGCCGGTGCGATCGTCGCCCATGCGGGGCTATCCAGCCGCGCTGAATGGTTGCCCGCCTGGGACGACGGGTTGGCGCGCGCCGGCGCAGCCATCGACTCGGGCGCCGCCGAACAGCTCCTCGCGCGTTGGGTGCGGTTTAGCCAGCAGGCCTAA